Proteins co-encoded in one Lacerta agilis isolate rLacAgi1 chromosome 6, rLacAgi1.pri, whole genome shotgun sequence genomic window:
- the C6H6orf89 gene encoding bombesin receptor-activated protein C6orf89 homolog isoform X1, which produces MLAALRLSSLVGATRAAVHGDFSPEDMELSASELSIYDKLSETIDLVRQTGYQCGMSEKAIEKFIRQLLEKNEPQRGPPRYPLLMVLYKGLVMLGLVLLTAYFMIQPHTLLPPEATLSRTHAWGSLISHIRLLPLPITKKYMLEKCQDWWGLDCRQNVSQTANCSCSVKNLVATADLGQLSEKLLQTQPLFIKTAQYRSYAEMKHFQSLYPGLTDFIILEETAERWSSHPGQGVHIFWQNPLNKTRILQEIFPVFSSLLLPKTISLKSCFLIHNSRLQDKTYRLQSTFVVGSGQLTLNVIPSPLCREHCKTVTVELEAGDIGFANVDYWTTGFNSRGSEPTVVCDGSAS; this is translated from the exons ATGCTCGCTGCGCTCCGCCTCTCCAGTCTGGTGGGAGCCACCCGGGCGGCGGTTCATGGG GATTTTTCACCAGAGGACATGGAGCTTTCTGCCAGCGAACTCAGCATTTATGATAAACTCTCAGAGACCATTGACTTAGTGAGGCAGACCGGTTATCAGTGTGGTATGTCTGAAAAGGCCATTGAGAAATTCATCAGACAACTCTTGGAAAAAAATGAGCCCCAAAGGGGACCCCCACGCTACCCTCTTTTGATGGTACTCTATAAG GGCTTGGTTATGCTGGGGTTAGTTTTACTAACTGCGTACTTTATGATCCAGCCGCATACGCTTTTGCCACCCGAAGCGACGCTCTCCAGAACCCACGCGTGGGGCTCCCTCATTAGTCATATCCGACTGCTGCCTTTACCAATTACCAAGAAGTATATGCTAGAGA AGTGTCAAGACTGGTGGGGCTTGGATTGTAGACAGAACGTGTCTCAGACTGCCAACTGCTCCTGCTCTGTGAAGAACCTTGTGGCTACTGCTGACCTAGGGCAGCTATCAGAAAAACTACTGCAAACTCAGCCTCTCTTCATCAAG ACAGCACAGTATCGGTCTTATGCTGAAATGAAGCATTTTCAGTCTCTGTACCCTGGATTGACAGATTTCATCATACTGGAAGAAACAGCTGAGAGATGGAGCAGTCATCCAGGGCAAGGAGTTCACATTTTCTG GCAAAATCCTCTGAATAAAACTCGGATTCTGCAGGAGATTTTCCCCGTCTTCTCTTCGCTGCTGCTTCCAAAGACTATTTCTCTGAAAAGCTGTTTTCTCATCCACAACTCAAGACTTCAGGATAAG ACATACAGACTGCAGAGCACCTTTGTGGTTGGAAGTGGTCAGCTTACCTTGAATGTTATCCCTTCTCCATTGTGCAGAGAACATTGCAAAACAGTGACAGTGGAGCTGGAAGCCGGGGATATTG
- the C6H6orf89 gene encoding bombesin receptor-activated protein C6orf89 homolog isoform X2, with protein MELSASELSIYDKLSETIDLVRQTGYQCGMSEKAIEKFIRQLLEKNEPQRGPPRYPLLMVLYKGLVMLGLVLLTAYFMIQPHTLLPPEATLSRTHAWGSLISHIRLLPLPITKKYMLEKCQDWWGLDCRQNVSQTANCSCSVKNLVATADLGQLSEKLLQTQPLFIKTAQYRSYAEMKHFQSLYPGLTDFIILEETAERWSSHPGQGVHIFWQNPLNKTRILQEIFPVFSSLLLPKTISLKSCFLIHNSRLQDKTYRLQSTFVVGSGQLTLNVIPSPLCREHCKTVTVELEAGDIGFANVDYWTTGFNSRGSEPTVVCDGSAS; from the exons ATGGAGCTTTCTGCCAGCGAACTCAGCATTTATGATAAACTCTCAGAGACCATTGACTTAGTGAGGCAGACCGGTTATCAGTGTGGTATGTCTGAAAAGGCCATTGAGAAATTCATCAGACAACTCTTGGAAAAAAATGAGCCCCAAAGGGGACCCCCACGCTACCCTCTTTTGATGGTACTCTATAAG GGCTTGGTTATGCTGGGGTTAGTTTTACTAACTGCGTACTTTATGATCCAGCCGCATACGCTTTTGCCACCCGAAGCGACGCTCTCCAGAACCCACGCGTGGGGCTCCCTCATTAGTCATATCCGACTGCTGCCTTTACCAATTACCAAGAAGTATATGCTAGAGA AGTGTCAAGACTGGTGGGGCTTGGATTGTAGACAGAACGTGTCTCAGACTGCCAACTGCTCCTGCTCTGTGAAGAACCTTGTGGCTACTGCTGACCTAGGGCAGCTATCAGAAAAACTACTGCAAACTCAGCCTCTCTTCATCAAG ACAGCACAGTATCGGTCTTATGCTGAAATGAAGCATTTTCAGTCTCTGTACCCTGGATTGACAGATTTCATCATACTGGAAGAAACAGCTGAGAGATGGAGCAGTCATCCAGGGCAAGGAGTTCACATTTTCTG GCAAAATCCTCTGAATAAAACTCGGATTCTGCAGGAGATTTTCCCCGTCTTCTCTTCGCTGCTGCTTCCAAAGACTATTTCTCTGAAAAGCTGTTTTCTCATCCACAACTCAAGACTTCAGGATAAG ACATACAGACTGCAGAGCACCTTTGTGGTTGGAAGTGGTCAGCTTACCTTGAATGTTATCCCTTCTCCATTGTGCAGAGAACATTGCAAAACAGTGACAGTGGAGCTGGAAGCCGGGGATATTG